Proteins encoded in a region of the Terriglobales bacterium genome:
- a CDS encoding YceI family protein yields MRRLLAFLAPLLLLAAAAAQTATWTIDPAHSTAAFTVRHMMINNVRGEFSKTTGTLQLDPKDITKSTVEASIDAATVNTRVDARDADLRSANFFDVAKYPILSFKSTKVEQVAPGKLRVTGDLTMHGVTRPVVLEVDGPSPAIKDPWGNTRIGLSASTKINRKDWGLMYNKLLESGGMVVSEEVSIDLELEFVQKAPAPSKGN; encoded by the coding sequence ATGCGACGTCTTCTCGCGTTCCTGGCGCCGCTGCTGCTGCTGGCGGCGGCGGCCGCTCAGACCGCCACCTGGACCATCGATCCCGCCCACTCCACCGCCGCCTTCACCGTCCGCCACATGATGATCAACAACGTGCGCGGCGAGTTCAGCAAGACCACCGGCACGCTGCAACTCGATCCCAAAGACATCACCAAGTCCACCGTCGAGGCCTCCATCGACGCCGCCACCGTCAACACCCGCGTCGACGCCCGCGACGCCGACCTGCGCAGCGCCAACTTCTTCGACGTCGCCAAGTACCCCATCCTCAGCTTCAAGTCGACCAAGGTGGAGCAGGTCGCGCCCGGCAAGCTGCGCGTCACCGGCGACCTCACCATGCACGGCGTCACCCGCCCGGTGGTGCTCGAGGTCGACGGCCCCTCGCCCGCCATCAAGGACCCTTGGGGCAACACCCGCATCGGCCTCTCCGCCTCCACCAAGATCAACCGCAAGGATTGGGGCCTGATGTACAACAAGCTGCTGGAGAGCGGCGGCATGGTGGTGAGTGAAGAGGTGTCCATCGACCTGGAGCTGGAGTTCGTGCAAAAGGCCCCCGCCCCCAGCAAGGGCAACTGA